The Polyangiaceae bacterium genome includes a region encoding these proteins:
- a CDS encoding class II glutamine amidotransferase: MCRLFGFRSVIPSQVHRSLLAAENALGKQSNQHPDGWGVAFYVDGSPHVTKSAELALGDQLFHRLSGVVASETVLAHVRRATQGEKSVLNCHPFQYGRWVFAHNGDIPGFERHRAALTAEIQPKLRRFVLGDTDSELVFLIFLSFLSANGPLGRRHTVDDVSSALRAAIQRVRAICDEGTAERALLTLMVTDGDTMVATHGGKELYWSSYKTRCADRDACPSLSAECEAPSRTGFVNHFILSSEPLSGENVWEALSDGDVIGVDWRMRVLKTHIDRVALPIAAAQ, encoded by the coding sequence ATGTGCCGCCTGTTCGGCTTCCGCAGCGTGATCCCGAGCCAAGTCCACCGCTCGCTGCTCGCCGCCGAGAACGCCCTCGGCAAACAGAGCAACCAGCACCCGGACGGCTGGGGAGTGGCCTTCTACGTGGACGGCTCACCACACGTCACCAAGAGCGCGGAGCTGGCGCTGGGCGATCAGCTCTTCCACCGCCTGAGCGGCGTGGTCGCCAGCGAGACCGTGCTGGCCCACGTGCGGCGGGCGACCCAGGGCGAGAAGAGCGTGCTCAATTGCCACCCGTTCCAATACGGACGCTGGGTGTTCGCGCACAACGGTGACATCCCCGGCTTCGAGCGGCACCGCGCGGCGCTCACCGCGGAGATTCAGCCGAAGCTCCGGCGCTTCGTGCTCGGTGACACTGACAGCGAGCTGGTGTTCCTGATCTTCCTGTCGTTCTTGAGCGCGAACGGCCCGCTCGGTCGGCGCCACACCGTGGACGACGTGTCCAGCGCGCTCCGCGCCGCGATCCAGCGCGTGCGAGCCATCTGCGACGAAGGGACCGCGGAGCGCGCGTTGCTCACGCTGATGGTCACCGACGGCGACACCATGGTCGCCACGCACGGCGGCAAGGAGCTGTACTGGTCGAGCTACAAGACGCGCTGCGCGGATCGCGACGCTTGCCCGAGCCTGTCCGCGGAGTGCGAGGCGCCGTCGCGCACTGGGTTCGTCAACCACTTCATCCTGTCCAGCGAGCCGCTGTCGGGGGAGAACGTCTGGGAGGCGCTCTCGGACGGCGACGTGATCGGCGTGGATTGGCGTATGCGCGTGCTCAAGACGCACATCGATCGGGTGGCGCTGCCCATCGCGGCGGCGCAGTGA
- a CDS encoding aldehyde dehydrogenase family protein: MRVFERHYIAGEWVPSTGEGSFDVVCSSTEEKIGSVPAGSAGDAERAVLAAAQAFPAWSGTPREERTALLLRVAEGLSARHSEIAELIASEVGMPLKLAGPIQVGLPVSNLAATARAAQDLVLEERVENSLVVREPVGVVACITPWNYPLNQVLAKVAPALAVGCTVVLKPSEVAPLSAFVLAEVMHAAGAPAGVFNLVSGDGPTVGEVLAAHPKVDMVSFTGSTRAGRRVAELAAKSIKRLALELGGKSANVILDDADLGQAVKAGVSNCYLNSGQTCSAWTRMLVPRARLAEATELAKAAAEKFTLGNALEGKGRLGPLVSAAQRERVLGYIRRGIEEGATLVTGGAEPPADQPRGFFVRPTVFSDVRPEMSIAQEEIFGPVLCIIPYDTEEDAIRIANDSIYGLGGGVWSKDAARAERVARRLRTGQVDINGGAFNPVAPFGGYKQSGIGREGGRHGLEEYLETKSLQL, encoded by the coding sequence ATGAGGGTCTTCGAGCGACACTACATCGCTGGCGAGTGGGTCCCTTCCACCGGCGAGGGCAGCTTCGACGTCGTCTGCTCCTCCACCGAGGAGAAGATCGGCAGCGTCCCGGCAGGCAGCGCCGGCGACGCCGAGCGCGCGGTCTTGGCGGCGGCGCAGGCCTTCCCCGCCTGGAGCGGCACCCCGCGTGAGGAGCGCACCGCGCTCCTCTTGCGCGTCGCCGAGGGGCTGAGCGCGCGACACAGCGAGATAGCCGAGCTCATCGCCTCGGAGGTCGGCATGCCGCTCAAGCTCGCCGGGCCCATCCAGGTCGGCCTGCCGGTGTCGAACCTGGCGGCCACGGCCCGCGCCGCCCAGGATCTGGTGCTCGAGGAGCGTGTGGAAAACTCCCTGGTCGTGCGCGAGCCGGTGGGCGTCGTCGCCTGCATCACGCCCTGGAACTACCCGCTGAATCAAGTGCTCGCGAAGGTGGCGCCGGCGCTGGCGGTCGGCTGCACGGTGGTGCTCAAGCCGAGCGAGGTAGCGCCGCTCTCGGCGTTCGTGCTGGCGGAGGTGATGCACGCCGCCGGCGCGCCAGCCGGCGTGTTCAACCTGGTCTCGGGGGATGGCCCGACGGTGGGCGAGGTGCTGGCCGCACACCCCAAGGTCGACATGGTGAGCTTCACCGGCTCGACGCGCGCGGGCCGGCGCGTCGCGGAGCTGGCGGCCAAGAGCATCAAGCGCCTGGCGCTCGAGCTCGGTGGCAAGAGCGCCAACGTGATCCTGGACGACGCCGATCTCGGCCAGGCGGTGAAGGCCGGCGTCAGCAACTGCTACCTGAACTCGGGCCAGACCTGCTCGGCCTGGACTCGAATGCTGGTGCCGCGCGCTCGCCTCGCGGAGGCCACGGAGCTGGCCAAGGCCGCCGCCGAGAAGTTCACGTTGGGCAACGCCCTCGAGGGCAAGGGCCGGCTCGGCCCTCTGGTCTCTGCGGCTCAGCGCGAGCGCGTGCTCGGCTACATCCGAAGGGGCATCGAGGAGGGCGCGACCCTGGTCACCGGCGGCGCCGAGCCTCCGGCAGACCAGCCGCGCGGCTTCTTCGTCAGGCCCACGGTGTTCAGCGACGTGCGCCCCGAGATGAGCATCGCGCAAGAAGAAATCTTCGGCCCGGTGCTCTGCATCATCCCCTACGACACGGAGGAGGACGCCATCCGCATCGCCAACGACAGCATCTACGGCCTGGGCGGCGGCGTCTGGTCGAAGGACGCGGCCCGAGCGGAGCGCGTGGCGCGCCGGCTGCGCACCGGCCAGGTGGACATCAATGGCGGCGCCTTCAACCCGGTGGCGCCGTTCGGCGGCTACAAGCAGAGCGGCATCGGGCGCGAAGGCGGCCGGCACGGGCTCGAGGAGTACCTGGAGACGAAGTCCCTCCAGCTGTGA
- a CDS encoding transcriptional regulator — protein sequence MTRPPRAPAERGETVRQSIAAALHGPALSAREISEVVRIPEREVGEHLMHLERSLAAEGERLEIEPPACKACGFVFEARVGRPSRCPKCKSERLSVPRFRIPS from the coding sequence GTGACGCGCCCTCCCAGAGCCCCGGCCGAGCGCGGAGAGACTGTCCGCCAGTCGATCGCGGCGGCGCTGCACGGCCCCGCGCTCTCGGCCCGGGAAATCTCCGAGGTCGTGCGCATCCCCGAGCGCGAGGTGGGCGAGCACTTGATGCATCTCGAGCGTTCGCTGGCCGCCGAGGGCGAGCGCTTGGAGATCGAGCCCCCGGCGTGCAAGGCCTGCGGCTTCGTGTTCGAGGCGCGGGTCGGGCGCCCGAGCCGCTGTCCCAAGTGCAAGAGCGAGCGGCTGAGCGTGCCGCGGTTCCGGATCCCGAGTTGA
- a CDS encoding acyl-CoA/acyl-ACP dehydrogenase has product MIEWGEQHLAIRDSFRRFVEAEIKPRREELEHGDTPPYEVLRKMFATFGLRDMSLMRYEAELAKAEKKGAADDEPREAKPNPMAGEMAAMQMIPIIELSRHSPGMVTALGVSAGLTAGTIMSRGTLRQKERWAKDLLTLDKIGAWAITEPGSGSDAFGAMKASARRVEGGYLLNGNKTFITNGPWADTIVFICKLDEGNDPRDRKVLSFVLEKGMKGLEQTKPLRKMGMHSSPTGELFLSDVFVDSERLLGETEEVSYRTGAKDTFKSERTGVVAMALGIVQQCLDLSVEYAKTRVQFGRPIGEFQLIQLKLAKMEVARMNIQNLVFRIIELAGAGKAMTLAEASACKLYCAGSAMEVALEAVQLFGGNGYMSEYQVEQLARDAKVLQIYGGTDEIQISQIARSLMS; this is encoded by the coding sequence ATGATCGAATGGGGCGAACAACACCTGGCCATCCGTGACTCCTTCCGGCGCTTCGTGGAGGCGGAGATCAAGCCGCGTCGCGAGGAGCTCGAGCACGGCGACACGCCACCCTACGAGGTGCTCCGGAAGATGTTCGCGACCTTCGGCCTCCGAGACATGTCGCTGATGCGCTACGAGGCCGAGCTGGCGAAGGCGGAGAAGAAGGGCGCTGCCGACGACGAGCCGCGGGAGGCCAAGCCGAACCCGATGGCCGGCGAGATGGCCGCGATGCAGATGATCCCGATCATCGAGCTGTCGCGCCACAGTCCCGGTATGGTCACGGCGCTCGGCGTCAGCGCGGGCCTGACCGCCGGCACCATCATGAGCCGCGGCACGCTCCGGCAGAAGGAGCGCTGGGCAAAGGACCTCCTGACCCTGGACAAGATCGGCGCCTGGGCCATCACCGAGCCAGGCTCCGGCTCGGACGCTTTCGGGGCGATGAAGGCCAGCGCTCGCCGCGTCGAAGGCGGCTACCTGTTGAACGGCAACAAGACCTTCATCACGAACGGGCCCTGGGCGGACACCATCGTCTTCATCTGCAAGCTCGACGAGGGCAACGATCCGCGGGATCGCAAGGTGCTTTCGTTCGTGCTGGAGAAGGGCATGAAAGGCCTCGAGCAGACCAAACCTTTGCGCAAGATGGGCATGCACTCGTCGCCGACCGGCGAGCTGTTCTTGAGCGACGTGTTCGTCGACAGCGAGCGGCTGCTGGGCGAGACGGAGGAGGTCTCCTACCGCACCGGCGCCAAGGACACCTTCAAGTCCGAGCGCACCGGCGTGGTGGCGATGGCCTTGGGCATCGTGCAGCAGTGCCTGGATCTGTCCGTGGAGTACGCCAAGACGCGCGTGCAGTTCGGGCGCCCGATCGGCGAGTTTCAGCTGATCCAGCTCAAGCTGGCCAAGATGGAGGTCGCGCGCATGAACATCCAGAACCTGGTGTTCCGCATCATCGAGCTGGCGGGCGCGGGCAAGGCGATGACGCTCGCGGAGGCCTCGGCTTGCAAGCTCTACTGCGCAGGGAGCGCGATGGAGGTTGCCCTGGAGGCCGTGCAGCTCTTCGGCGGCAACGGCTACATGTCGGAGTACCAGGTGGAGCAGCTCGCCCGTGACGCCAAGGTCTTGCAGATCTACGGCGGCACGGACGAGATCCAGATCTCACAGATCGCGCGCAGCTTGATGAGCTGA
- a CDS encoding acyl-CoA dehydrogenase family protein, which produces MTDSEELGRFRAEVQGWIARNRPAVPGFKLPQTFLEVENADQLAYHRDWQAKVYDAGYLGFDVPEEYGGRGIQPERKSIVEQELSRARAPFFVNFLALTWVAPTLLTFGTEAQKSKLLRPLLRGDEIWCQGFSEPNAGSDLASLTTRAVKTATGWEVTGHKVWTTLAHFAKWMILLARTNPDVNKYAGLSYFLFPMDAPGVTVQPLLKMTREGGFNQVLFERAPMPSDCLLGEEGQGWNIALTTLMFERGAAESSSRERASALLEQLKRLVALAQRTQRSGRPVSLDPVFRERIAQLWIEASAMGLSGLRSGVSDLTSERPLALPLMNKLAASEWNQRLAELACEMLGPDAMLGVDDPRAPDRGEWPRAFMNSFGMTIGGGTSEILRNIIGERVLGLPKSK; this is translated from the coding sequence ATGACGGATTCCGAAGAGCTCGGGCGCTTCCGCGCCGAGGTGCAGGGCTGGATCGCCAGAAACCGCCCGGCGGTGCCGGGTTTCAAGCTGCCGCAGACGTTCCTCGAAGTGGAGAACGCCGACCAACTCGCCTACCACCGTGACTGGCAGGCGAAGGTGTACGACGCCGGCTACCTGGGGTTCGATGTGCCCGAAGAGTACGGCGGGCGAGGCATCCAGCCCGAGAGGAAGAGCATCGTCGAGCAGGAGCTCAGCCGCGCGCGGGCGCCGTTCTTCGTGAACTTCCTGGCGCTGACCTGGGTCGCGCCGACCCTCTTGACCTTCGGGACCGAGGCGCAGAAGTCGAAGCTGCTCCGGCCGCTCCTGCGCGGGGACGAGATCTGGTGCCAGGGCTTCAGCGAGCCGAACGCCGGCAGCGATCTGGCCAGCTTGACCACGCGCGCAGTGAAGACCGCCACCGGTTGGGAGGTCACCGGCCACAAGGTGTGGACCACGCTGGCGCACTTCGCCAAGTGGATGATCCTGCTCGCACGCACGAATCCCGACGTGAACAAATACGCGGGGCTCTCGTATTTCCTGTTCCCGATGGACGCGCCCGGCGTCACGGTGCAACCGCTCCTGAAGATGACCCGCGAGGGCGGCTTCAACCAGGTGCTGTTCGAGCGCGCTCCGATGCCCTCCGACTGCCTTTTGGGCGAAGAGGGCCAGGGCTGGAACATCGCGCTCACCACGCTGATGTTCGAGCGCGGCGCCGCCGAATCGAGCTCGCGGGAGCGAGCGTCGGCCCTGCTCGAGCAGCTCAAGCGGCTGGTCGCTCTGGCTCAGCGCACTCAGCGGAGCGGGCGGCCCGTATCCCTCGATCCGGTTTTCCGCGAGCGCATCGCCCAGCTCTGGATCGAAGCCTCGGCGATGGGTCTTTCGGGCCTCCGCAGCGGCGTCTCGGACCTCACGAGCGAGCGGCCGCTGGCCTTGCCGTTGATGAACAAGCTGGCGGCGTCGGAGTGGAACCAGCGCCTCGCGGAGCTCGCCTGTGAGATGCTCGGCCCCGACGCGATGCTCGGAGTGGACGACCCGCGCGCGCCGGATCGCGGCGAGTGGCCCCGGGCGTTCATGAACTCCTTCGGCATGACCATCGGCGGCGGGACCAGCGAGATCCTGCGCAACATCATCGGCGAGCGCGTGCTCGGCCTGCCCAAGAGCAAGTGA
- a CDS encoding RluA family pseudouridine synthase yields MKERPREPLQNATFAVPEGSDGACLDRVVRDALPGAAWSRVRRAVETGKVSLDGQRVTDPTARVRAGQVVELRVAARATAAAPRCAFRIVHADRDVVVVDKPPLVSSVPFDAGERDTLVDLVRAELSRREQRALPPLGVVHRLDKETSGLVMFARTLPAKRHLKQQLRFHSVFRRYVALVHGQLEGQSFRSRLVEDRGDGLRGSTNNPRLGQPAVTHVSVLERFGNATLVECRLETGRTHQIRIHLAEAGHPLVGERVYSRGLSGAVLEAPRLMLHARELGFVHPRSEEQVRFEAPIPEDMARTIAALTRG; encoded by the coding sequence GTGAAGGAGAGACCCCGAGAACCGCTCCAGAACGCCACGTTCGCGGTCCCGGAAGGCTCCGACGGCGCGTGTCTGGACCGCGTGGTGCGCGACGCGCTGCCCGGAGCCGCTTGGTCCCGGGTGCGGCGCGCCGTCGAGACCGGCAAGGTCAGCCTGGACGGTCAGCGCGTCACCGACCCGACGGCGCGGGTTCGCGCGGGGCAGGTCGTCGAGCTCCGCGTCGCCGCCCGCGCGACGGCGGCCGCGCCGCGCTGCGCGTTCCGCATCGTGCACGCCGATCGGGACGTCGTCGTGGTGGACAAACCGCCCCTCGTCAGCAGCGTGCCGTTCGACGCTGGCGAGCGCGACACGCTAGTGGACCTGGTTCGAGCCGAGCTCTCCCGGAGGGAGCAGCGCGCGCTGCCACCGCTCGGCGTGGTGCATCGGCTCGACAAGGAGACGAGCGGCCTGGTCATGTTCGCGCGCACGCTGCCCGCGAAGCGTCACCTCAAGCAGCAGCTCAGGTTCCACAGCGTGTTTCGGCGCTACGTGGCGCTGGTCCACGGCCAGCTCGAGGGGCAGAGCTTCCGCTCGCGCCTGGTCGAGGATCGCGGCGACGGCCTGCGCGGCTCGACAAACAACCCCAGGCTCGGGCAGCCGGCGGTGACGCACGTCTCTGTGCTGGAGCGCTTCGGAAACGCGACGTTGGTCGAGTGCCGGCTCGAGACCGGCAGGACGCACCAGATCCGCATCCACCTCGCCGAAGCCGGACACCCGCTGGTGGGCGAGCGGGTCTACAGCCGCGGCCTCTCCGGCGCGGTGCTCGAGGCACCCCGCCTCATGCTGCACGCTCGTGAGCTCGGCTTCGTGCACCCGCGGAGCGAAGAGCAGGTGCGCTTCGAGGCGCCGATCCCCGAGGACATGGCGCGGACCATCGCGGCGCTCACTCGGGGGTGA
- a CDS encoding molybdopterin-dependent oxidoreductase codes for MSRRELIRTAVTGTAVLALGGGVWLLADDLTRQARAQTRADGRPRLPPGQRVLKRWKAMGGDAGDPSPGAFRLKVYGEVESPFSLDMAALLALPQADLAVDVHCVTGWSALGVRVKGARVKDLAAKAKLKKSARYVIFEAAHGYTANVRLADALAPSVLVAHRLEDKPLPRAHGAPARIVLPDLYFWKSAKWVTAIRFSRRNEPGYWEQRGYHDHADPWKEERHA; via the coding sequence ATGTCCCGCCGCGAGCTGATCCGAACCGCCGTCACCGGCACCGCCGTCCTGGCCCTGGGCGGCGGGGTCTGGCTCCTGGCCGACGATCTGACGCGCCAGGCCCGCGCCCAGACTCGCGCCGACGGCCGCCCGCGTTTGCCGCCGGGGCAGCGCGTGCTCAAGCGCTGGAAGGCCATGGGCGGCGACGCCGGCGATCCGAGCCCCGGCGCCTTCCGGCTGAAGGTCTACGGCGAGGTAGAGAGCCCCTTCAGCTTGGACATGGCCGCGCTCCTCGCGCTGCCCCAAGCCGATCTGGCCGTGGACGTGCACTGCGTCACCGGCTGGTCCGCGCTCGGCGTGCGGGTCAAGGGCGCACGGGTGAAGGATCTGGCGGCCAAGGCCAAGCTGAAGAAGAGCGCGCGCTACGTGATCTTCGAGGCGGCCCACGGCTACACCGCCAACGTGCGGCTCGCTGACGCGCTCGCGCCCAGCGTGCTGGTCGCCCATCGACTCGAGGACAAACCCCTGCCCCGCGCCCACGGAGCGCCGGCGCGCATCGTGCTCCCGGATCTGTACTTCTGGAAGAGCGCGAAGTGGGTCACGGCGATCCGCTTCTCCCGCAGGAACGAGCCAGGCTACTGGGAGCAGCGCGGTTACCACGACCACGCTGACCCGTGGAAAGAGGAGCGCCACGCTTGA
- a CDS encoding acyl-CoA dehydrogenase: MTDIDPTLAPPSEHLLRLPALPTDMSYGEEHALLRQSARRLLAEKSDLRAVRRLVDDPVGYDPDLYRQLAELGWLGLGKDALGPVHLTVLLEEMGRVLLPSPYFATLLALLALDAGGSDAQRRELCPELASGARIGSLGLDEPRGGFDGEPASLRAEREGDQCLLSGEKSHVLWGGQAGLVVVSAKEPGGGLGLYAVPLPTTGVVVEAEVALDSTRRTARLAFHAAKLPVRYRLEKDARAALAELRALGTLLVSAEMLGAADRVLEMTRSYSCDRQQFGRAIGSFQAVKHPLVDLMIGVELGRSLAYGAASLLAEGRLDDGAVTARMAKSHASDVLAHAVKKGVQLHGGFGFTWDADVHFFFKRLLATRASFGDAPHHKKKLAARLFGALPDEP, from the coding sequence ATGACCGACATCGACCCGACCCTGGCCCCGCCGAGCGAACATCTCCTGCGCCTGCCGGCGCTGCCGACCGACATGAGCTACGGCGAGGAGCACGCGCTCTTGCGCCAGAGCGCGCGCCGCTTGCTGGCCGAGAAGAGCGACCTCCGCGCCGTGCGCCGTCTGGTGGACGACCCGGTCGGCTACGATCCCGACCTGTATCGCCAGCTCGCGGAGCTCGGCTGGCTCGGCCTGGGCAAGGACGCCCTCGGCCCGGTGCACCTCACCGTGCTGCTCGAGGAGATGGGGCGCGTGCTCCTGCCATCGCCCTACTTCGCTACACTGCTCGCCCTGCTCGCGCTCGACGCGGGCGGGAGCGACGCGCAGCGCAGAGAGCTCTGCCCCGAGCTGGCGAGCGGCGCGCGCATCGGCAGCCTGGGCCTCGACGAGCCGCGGGGCGGCTTCGATGGAGAGCCTGCTTCGCTGCGCGCCGAGCGCGAAGGCGACCAGTGCTTGCTCTCCGGCGAGAAGTCCCACGTGCTCTGGGGCGGCCAAGCAGGCCTGGTGGTGGTGAGCGCCAAGGAGCCCGGTGGCGGCCTGGGCTTGTACGCGGTGCCGCTGCCCACGACCGGGGTCGTCGTGGAGGCGGAGGTAGCGCTGGACAGCACGCGGCGCACCGCGCGTCTGGCTTTCCACGCTGCGAAGCTCCCAGTCCGCTACCGCCTGGAGAAGGACGCCCGCGCGGCGCTCGCAGAGCTCCGCGCGCTCGGCACGCTGCTGGTCTCTGCGGAGATGCTCGGGGCGGCCGATCGGGTGCTGGAGATGACCCGGAGCTACTCCTGCGACCGCCAGCAGTTCGGCAGGGCCATCGGCAGCTTCCAGGCGGTCAAGCACCCGCTGGTCGACCTGATGATCGGGGTCGAGCTGGGGCGCAGCCTGGCATACGGCGCCGCGAGCCTGCTCGCCGAAGGGCGGCTCGACGACGGAGCGGTCACGGCGCGCATGGCCAAGTCACACGCCTCCGACGTGCTCGCCCACGCGGTCAAGAAGGGAGTGCAGCTCCACGGAGGCTTCGGCTTCACCTGGGACGCCGACGTGCATTTCTTCTTCAAGCGCCTGCTGGCCACCCGCGCGAGCTTCGGCGACGCACCCCACCACAAGAAGAAGCTCGCCGCCCGCCTGTTCGGTGCGCTGCCGGACGAGCCGTGA
- a CDS encoding PepSY-associated TM helix domain-containing protein, with protein sequence MERGAPRLSEPKRKPGWRPWLRALHRDFGYLVIGLTVIYAVSGLAVNHIADWDPSFRQLERTHQVTTPLPDDDDEAARSVLASLGVTETPREVYRADDSQLDLVFDQRTFHVDTRSGKVVEEGQSPRFFLRLANWLHLNRGKQAWTLIADAYAVLLLFLALSGLFMIPGRKGLIGRGAVIALIGAAVPVAYVSLSGGPSRAPAPAPSAR encoded by the coding sequence GTGGAAAGAGGAGCGCCACGCTTGAGCGAGCCGAAGCGAAAGCCGGGCTGGCGCCCGTGGCTCCGGGCGTTGCACCGTGACTTCGGCTACCTGGTGATCGGGCTCACGGTCATCTACGCCGTGAGCGGCCTGGCGGTGAACCACATCGCCGACTGGGATCCGAGCTTTCGCCAGTTGGAGCGCACGCATCAGGTGACGACGCCCCTCCCCGATGACGACGACGAAGCCGCGCGTTCGGTGCTGGCGTCGCTCGGCGTGACGGAGACCCCGCGGGAGGTGTACCGCGCCGACGACAGCCAGCTCGATCTGGTGTTCGACCAGCGCACCTTCCACGTGGACACACGGAGCGGCAAGGTCGTCGAAGAGGGCCAGAGCCCGCGCTTCTTCCTCAGGCTCGCCAACTGGCTGCACTTGAACCGGGGCAAGCAAGCCTGGACGCTGATAGCCGACGCCTACGCGGTCCTGCTCTTGTTTCTGGCGCTCTCGGGGCTGTTCATGATCCCGGGGAGGAAAGGCCTGATCGGGCGCGGCGCGGTGATCGCCTTGATCGGCGCCGCGGTGCCGGTCGCGTACGTCAGCCTGTCCGGCGGCCCGAGCAGGGCGCCGGCGCCTGCGCCGAGCGCGCGCTGA
- a CDS encoding thioredoxin family protein has product MRLVALLACAACSCAPAPSPSVPNAPTSEPVASTAPDAGATAAADAVATDTHPPLTWIEDDVPAALERAKKEGKLVFVDTWAEWCHTCISMKHYVLDSPALRSLGEHVVFVALDTEKEKNAAFVDKHAIDVWPTFFVLDPEKGDVLGYWPGSGSVKEMDDFVREAITARDARRADKLDPKSPLAALLAGKSAQSRSAYDEAAKHYKTAVERAPADWPRRSEAIAGWVSALFNAGRADQCLEAGNKHLGEVRGAAKPTDIARVLLDCAEHAKDAQKRKAAREAVKARLSAIAASPHPEATPDDRADTLDVLADVLSSFGDKQGVQKALVDRLAILEQASKEAPTPAAAQTYDAALANAFLAMGRPADAIKLLEQREKQLPSSYEPPGRLAGVLLALKKYPEALAAVERALKHSEGPRRLRFLEIKADILAGLGDHAGQVKALEDAVAGYEAQAKRQAAKPQRMITAKRRLDAAKAELAKVKTGKP; this is encoded by the coding sequence ATGCGTCTCGTCGCGCTCTTGGCCTGCGCCGCCTGCTCCTGTGCTCCGGCTCCCTCGCCGTCGGTGCCCAATGCGCCGACCTCGGAACCGGTCGCGAGCACCGCCCCCGATGCGGGCGCGACGGCGGCGGCAGACGCCGTGGCGACCGACACGCACCCGCCCCTGACCTGGATCGAGGACGACGTCCCCGCCGCGCTCGAGCGCGCGAAGAAGGAAGGCAAGCTCGTCTTCGTCGATACCTGGGCCGAGTGGTGCCACACCTGCATCAGCATGAAGCACTACGTGCTCGACTCGCCGGCCCTGCGCTCGCTGGGCGAGCACGTGGTGTTCGTGGCGCTGGACACCGAGAAGGAGAAGAACGCGGCGTTCGTCGACAAACACGCCATCGACGTCTGGCCCACGTTCTTCGTGCTCGACCCCGAGAAGGGCGACGTGCTCGGCTACTGGCCGGGGTCCGGCTCGGTCAAGGAGATGGACGACTTCGTGCGCGAGGCCATCACGGCCCGCGACGCGCGCCGGGCCGACAAGCTCGACCCCAAATCCCCCCTCGCGGCGCTGCTCGCGGGCAAGAGCGCCCAGTCGCGCTCCGCGTACGACGAGGCGGCCAAGCACTACAAGACGGCCGTCGAGCGCGCGCCGGCGGACTGGCCCAGGCGCAGCGAGGCCATCGCGGGCTGGGTCAGCGCGCTGTTCAACGCCGGGCGGGCGGACCAGTGCTTGGAAGCCGGGAACAAACACCTCGGCGAGGTGCGTGGGGCCGCGAAGCCCACCGACATCGCCCGCGTGCTCCTCGACTGCGCCGAGCACGCCAAAGACGCGCAGAAGCGCAAGGCCGCGCGGGAGGCGGTCAAGGCGCGGCTCAGCGCCATCGCCGCGTCCCCTCACCCCGAGGCCACCCCGGACGACCGAGCCGACACGCTCGACGTCTTGGCCGACGTGCTCTCGAGCTTCGGCGACAAGCAAGGCGTGCAGAAGGCGCTGGTCGACCGCCTGGCCATTCTCGAGCAGGCCTCGAAGGAAGCTCCTACCCCTGCCGCCGCCCAGACCTACGACGCGGCGCTGGCCAACGCCTTCCTGGCGATGGGGCGACCAGCCGACGCCATCAAGCTGCTCGAGCAGCGCGAGAAGCAGCTGCCGAGCTCCTACGAGCCGCCGGGGCGCCTGGCGGGGGTGCTGCTCGCGCTGAAGAAGTACCCGGAGGCGCTGGCCGCGGTGGAGCGCGCGCTCAAGCACTCCGAGGGGCCACGCCGGCTGCGCTTCTTGGAGATCAAGGCGGACATCCTGGCGGGCCTGGGCGACCACGCGGGACAGGTAAAGGCTCTGGAAGACGCCGTGGCCGGCTACGAAGCCCAGGCCAAGCGTCAGGCCGCCAAACCGCAGCGCATGATCACCGCCAAGCGCCGCCTCGACGCGGCGAAAGCGGAGCTCGCCAAGGTGAAGACAGGCAAACCCTGA